From Medicago truncatula cultivar Jemalong A17 chromosome 7, MtrunA17r5.0-ANR, whole genome shotgun sequence, a single genomic window includes:
- the LOC25479775 gene encoding 50S ribosomal protein L20: MNKDKIFKLAKGFRGRAKNCIRIARERVEKALQYSYRDRRNKKRDMRSLWIQRINAGTRIHGVNYGNFMHGLLKENIQLNRKVLSEISMHEPYSFKSLVDISRNAFPGNKNVVVPPRKVSF; this comes from the exons atgaataagGATAAGATTTTCAAGTTGGCAAAGGGGTTCAGGGGAAGAGCAAAGAATTGCATTAGGATTGCTAGGGAGAGGGTGGAGAAGGCGTTGCAGTATTCTTACAGGGATCGCCGGAACAAAAAGAGGGACATGCGATCCCTTTGGATTCAAAGGATTAATGCTGGCACCCGCATTCATGGT GTCAATTATGGGAACTTCATGCATGGGCTGTTGAAGGAGAATATTCAACTTAACAGAAAGGTTTTGTCAGAGATATCTATGCATGAACCCTATAGTTTCAAGTCATTGGTAGACATATCACGAAATGCATTTCCTGGAAACAAGAATGTGGTTGTCCCTCCAAGAAAGGTGTCCTTTTAG
- the LOC25479776 gene encoding acidic endochitinase, whose amino-acid sequence MKMALKSTISFTFFSLVILALANDSNAGKISIYWGQNGNEGTLAEACATGNYEYVIIAFLPTFGDGQTPMINLAGHCDPYSNECTGLSSDIKSCQAKGIKVLLSLGGGAGSYSIASTQDAKSVATYLWNNFLGGQSSSRPLGPAVLDGIDFDIEGGSNQHWGDLAKYLKGYNGKKVYITAAPQCPFPDAWIGNALTTGLFDYVWVQFYNNPPCQYNPGEISNLEDAWKQWTSGIPANKIFLGLPASPEAAGSGFIPATDLTSTVLPAIKGSAKYGGVMLWSRYDDVQSGYSSSIKSHV is encoded by the coding sequence ATGAAAATGGCGTTGAAATCAACTATCTCATTCACTTTCTTCTCCTTAGTCATTTTAGCACTGGCAAATGATTCTAATGCTggcaaaatttcaatttattggGGCCAGAATGGAAACGAGGGCACGTTAGCCGAGGCTTGTGCCACAGGGAACTACGAATATGTGATCATAGCCTTCTTACCAACCTTCGGTGATGGCCAAACTCCAATGATCAATCTAGCTGGTCATTGCGATCCATACAGCAACGAGTGCACTGGCTTAAGCTCAGACATCAAATCATGTCAAGCCAAAGGCATCAAAGTATTGTTGTCATTAGGAGGAGGTGCTGGAAGCTACTCAATTGCATCCACACAAGATGCAAAAAGTGTAGCAACTTACCTTTGGAATAACTTCTTGGGTGGACAATCTTCGTCTCGCCCTCTTGGTCCTGCTGTTCTTGACGGCATCGACTTCGATATTGAAGGAGGGTCAAACCAACATTGGGGTGATCTTGCCAAGTACCTTAAAGGGTATAACGGGAAGAAAGTTTACATAACTGCAGCTCCTCAGTGTCCATTTCCTGATGCTTGGATAGGAAATGCACTTACAACAGGCCTCTTTGATTATGTTTGGGTACAGTTCTACAATAACCCTCCTTGTCAATACAATCCTGGTGAAATTAGCAACCTTGAAGATGCATGGAAGCAGTGGACATCAGGTATCCCTGCAAACAAGATATTCTTGGGGTTACCTGCTTCTCCAGAGGCTGCAGGCAGTGGCTTCATTCCTGCTACTGATCTTACTTCCACTGTGCTTCCAGCTATTAAAGGTTCTGCTAAATATGGCGGTGTTATGCTGTGGTCTAGGTATGATGATGTTCAGAGTGGTTATAGCTCCTCCATCAAGAGCCATGTGTGA
- the LOC112416443 gene encoding 5'-3' exoribonuclease 3, whose translation MGIPAFYRFLAEKYPRVVVDAVEEEPVVIDGIQIPVNTSMKNPNNNEYDNLYLDMNGVIHPCFHPENRPSPTSFDQVFESIFAYIDRLFVIVRPRKLLFMAIDGVAPRAKMNQQRSRRFRAAKDGSDAAAEESRLRDEFEREGRKLPPKQESQIFDSNVITPGTEFMAVLSVALQYYIHLRLNNDPGWKNIKVILSDANVPGEGEHKIMSYVRLQRNLEGYDPNTRHCMYGLDADLIMLGLATHEIHFSILREVVFTPGQQDKCFLCGQMGHMAAECEGKAKRKMGKFDEKGDAIVAKLPFQFLNIWTLREYLEYEMRIPNSPFEIDFECILDDFIFICFFVGNDFLPHMPTLEIREGAINSLMTIYKNEFTKLGGYLTNGSKPNLSRVEHFIQAVGSHEDEIFQKRARLHQRQVETIKRRKRQARGDDVGPQVQPKSLAAISQFHGSRLASAPMPSPFQQSGHNKEVLEKPSKVSRLSSGAAVSVAIVEAENSLEIDVQDNEDELKAKLKKILLEKSDVFNSKGGNEDKIKLGEPGWKERYYEEKFSAKTPEELDAIRKDVVLRYVEGLCWVMHYYYEGVCSWQWFYPYHYAPFASDLKGLSELNINFELGAPFKPFDQLIGVFPAASSHALPEPYRKLMTDPSSPIIDFYPTDFEVDMNGKRFAWQGIAKLPFIDETRLLEAVQKIENFLTPEEKRRNAIMFDMLFVNSCHPLSACISTLDNKCRNTSNCERANVKEKINPIESGGMNGYISFCDGEPCRPFFRSPVAGMEDIIDNHVICAIYRLPDAHEHINRPLHGVKFPKKTVAIEDLKPEPVLWHEDSGRRYVESQRKNHSGTYSCRQLKEAAHRLVVNSLHVKMDANIYHHPMNGSRIYSD comes from the exons ATGGGAATCCCAGCCTTCTACAGATTTCTGGCTGAGAAATATCCGAGGGTGGTTGTGGACGCCGTGGAGGAAGAACCTGTGGTTATCGATGGCATTCAAATCCCTGTCAACACAAGTATGAAAAACCCTAACAACAATGAATACGACAACCTTTACCTTGACATGAACGGCGTCATTCACCCTTGCTTCCACCCCGAGAATAGG CCATCTCCTACCTCTTTCGATCAAGTGTTTGAGTCCATATTTGCTTACATTGATAGGCTGTTTGTCATAGTGAGGCCTAGGAAGCTGCTCTTTATGGCTattg ATGGTGTTGCTCCAAGGGCTAAGATGAACCAACAACGATCTAGGCGGTTTAGGGCGGCTAAAGACGGATCTGATGCA GCTGCTGAAGAATCAAGGTTAAGGGATGAATTTGAGAGGGAGGGCAGAAAGCTTCCTCCTAAACAAGAGTCACAGATTTTCGATTCAAATGTAATCACACCTGGAACTGAATTCATGGCTGTTCTGTCAGTTGCACTTCAATACTATATTCATCTTAGGTTGAACAATGATCCTGGTTGGAAAAATATCAAG GTTATTCTTTCTGATGCAAATGTTCCCGGCGAAGGGGAGCATAAGATTATGTCCTACGTTCGCCTTCAAAGAAATCTTGAAGGATATGATCCCAATACACGGCATTGCATGTATGGTTTG GATGCTGATTTGATCATGTTGGGTCTGGCTACCCATGAAATCCATTTTTCAATTCTTAGAGAG GTTGTGTTTACTCCTGGACAACAAGACAAATGCTTCCTGTGTGGTCAGATGGGTCATATGGCTGCGGAGTGTGAAGGAAAGGCAAAAAGGAAGATGGGGAAATTTGATGAAAAAGGAGATGCTATTGTTGCTAAATTGCCCTTCCAG TTTCTGAACATTTGGACTCTGAGGGAATATCTGGAGTATGAGATGAGAATACCTAATTCTCCTTTTGAGATTGATTTTGAATGCATATTGGATGATTTTATCTTCATATGCTTTTTTGTTGGGAATGATTTCCTACCACATATGCCTACCCTAGAGATTCGTGAG ggtgCAATTAACTCGCTGATGACAATATACAAGAACGAATTTACGAAATTGGGTGGTTATTTGACAAATGGTAGTAAG CCAAACCTGAGCAGGGTGGAGCATTTTATTCAGGCTGTTGGATCACATGAAGATGAAATATTCCAAAAAAGAGCTCGATTGCATCAG CGACAAGTTGAAACAATAAAGCGTCGGAAGAGACAAGCAAGAGGAGATGATGTTGGGCCTCAAGTTCAACCGAAATCTCTAGCTGCAATTTCTCAATTCCACGGTTCTCGTCTTGCTTCAGCTCCAATGCCTTCTCCATTTCAACAATCTGGGCATAATAAAGAGGTCCTTGAGAAACCGAGTAAAGTTTCTAGGTTATCTTCAGGAGCAGCTGTTTCTGTGGCTATTGTTGAAGCTGAGAATAGTCTTGAAATAGAT GTTCAAGATAACGAGGACGAGTTGAAAGCAAAACTGAAGAAGATACTTCTTGAAAAATCTGATGTATTCAACTCAAAAGGTGGTAATGAAGACAAG aTAAAGTTAGGAGAACCAGGCTGGAAAGAGAGGTATTATGAGGAAAAATTTTCTGCTAAAACTCCTGAAGAACTTGATGCTATACGGAAAGATGTT GTCTTGAGATACGTTGAAGGTTTATGTTGGGTGATGCATTATTATTATGAAGGTGTTTGTTCTTGGCAATG GTTTTATCCTTATCATTATGCCCCTTTTGCGTCTGATCTCAAGGGCCTTAGCGAgcttaatattaattttgagtTGGGTGCTCCGTTCAAACCATTTGACCAGCTTATTGGAGTTTTTCCTGCTGCAAG CTCCCATGCTCTTCCTGAGCCGTACAGGAAACTTATGACCGATCCAAGCTCGCCAATTATTGATTTTTATCCAACTG atTTTGAAGTGGACATGAATGGAAAACGCTTTGCTTGGCAG GGTATTGCAAAGTTGCCTTTTATTGATGAAACGCGACTTCTTGAAGCAGTTCAGAAAATAGAAAACTTTTTAACA cCAGAGGAAAAGCGACGAAATGCAATAATGTTCGACATGCTTTTTGTGAACTCATGCCATCCTCTCTCTGCGTGCATTAGTACACTCGACAACAAATGTAGAAACACGTCTAACTGTGAGCGTGCCAATGTCAAGGAAAAAATCAATCCCATAGAAAG TGGTGGAATGAATGGTTACATATCCTTCTGTGATGGAGAACCTTGCCGTCCTTTCTTCAGGTCACCTGTTGCAGGCATGGAAGACATCATCGATAATCATGTGAT ATGTGCAATATATAGACTTCCTGATGCGCATGAACATATTAACCGACCACTACATGGagttaaatttccaaaaaag ACTGTGGCGATAGAGGATTTAAAACCCGAACCTGTTCTGTGGCATGAAGATTCTGGTAGGAGATATGTAGAAAGTCAAAG gaaaaacCATTCGGGAACTTATTCTTGTCGGCAGCTTAAGGAGGCAGCACACAGACTTGTTGTCAATTCCTTGCATGTCAAGATGGATGCAAATATATACCATCATCCCATGAATGGATCAAGAATTTACTCCGATTAG